A region from the Triticum urartu cultivar G1812 chromosome 1, Tu2.1, whole genome shotgun sequence genome encodes:
- the LOC125523481 gene encoding traB domain-containing protein-like, with protein MIRPPCLLLHRAPFLLRTPPPPRTPPLAARRALTPTLRSFASRRLAPLCLLMDPATPYSDADAYAYAEFNGETGVDDPEFADAEAEAGGEDAGDEMPRELPEELARGVVCLECHTSAEAVAAGEGETCRVYVVGTAHVSQESCDQVKAVINFLKPQAVFLELCSSRVSILTPQNLQVPTMNEMIDMWKKKKMNTFGILYSWFLAKVASQLDVLPGAEFRVAFEEAMTYGGKVILGDRPVQITLRRTWGKMSLWHRAKFLYYIVFQSLFLPSPEDLNKMLKDMDDVDMLTLVIQEMSKAFPSLMETLLHERDMYMSSKLLKVAREHSSVVAVVGKGHVSGIKKNWQQPIEVQRLMELPVPRKGASKLKILASIGAVSAVVASGIYIWGKK; from the exons ATGATCCGCCCGccctgcctcctcctccaccgcGCCCCCTTCCTCCTCCGAACCCCGCCACCGCCTCGCAccccgccgctcgccgcccgccgagccctaACCCCGACTCTTCGGAGCTTCGCGtcccgccgcctcgcgccgctcTGCCTGCTGATGGATCCGGCCACGCCCTACTCCGATGCCGACGCCTACGCCTACGCCGAGTTCAACGGGGAGACTGGCGTGGACGACCCGGAGTTCGCGGACGCCGAGGCGGAAGCGGGGGGAGAGGACGCTGGTGATGAGATGCCCAGGGAACTGCCCGAGGAGCTCGCCAGAGGGGTGGTGTGCCTCGAGTGCCACACTTCGGCCGAGGCCGTGGCGGCCGGGGAAGGCGAGACCTGCCGCGTCTACGTCGTCGGCACCGCCCATGTCTCGCAG GAATCATGTGATCAAGTCAAAGCCGTCATCAACTTTCTGAAGCCTCAG GCTGTTTTCTTGGAACTGTGTTCCAGCAGGGTTTCTATTCTGACACCACAAAACCTtcag GTTCCTACCATGAATGAAATGATTGACATGTGGAAGAAGAAAAAGATGAACACCTTTGGGATTCTCTATAGCTGGTTTCTTGCAAAG GTTGCTAGCCAGCTTGATGTATTACCTGGAGCTGAATTTCGAGTGGCATTTGAGGAAGCAATGACGTATGGTGGCAAAGTTATCCTTGGAGATCGCCCTGTCCAG ATCACTCTGAGGAGAACTTGGGGGAAAATGTCATTGTGGCACAGAGCTAAATTTCTGTACTACATTGTTTTCCAGTCCTTATTTTTACCGAGCCCTGAAGATCTTAATAAAATG TTAAaggacatggatgatgttgacaTGCTAACACTTGTCATTCAAGAGATGAGCAAGGCATTTCCTAGTCTGATGGAGACACTTCTCCATGAACGTGATAT GTATATGTCTTCCAAATTATTGAAGGTAGCAAGGGAACATTCTTCAGTGGTGGCAGTTGTGGGAAAAGGGCATGTTTCTGGGATAAAGAAAAATTGGCAACAACCAATTGAG GTACAACGTTTGATGGAATTACCTGTGCCTAGGAAAGGTGCTTCGAAGTTGAAAATTTTGGCGTCCATTGGAGCAGTAAGCGCAGTAGTAGCATCTGGAATCTATATATGGGGTAAAAAATAA